acctaccctgtattcaagagcatgttgtctCTCAActggcacaacacaaaaacctcagatgaTGTGAAATAGGGTCTAAGCAACAACATATGCTAATATGAAAAAAATCTGAGTTTACACGTTTTTAGATTATTGACATTAAAAGGTTTAAAAATGACTATaataaaatagtttgacaacactaagtttttaaatgatatcaaactTAACCGTTtatattttccagtgatgaagacagatttctcatggtatggtggggtatgcaaagcGGACACCTTTTTGAGCCCCTTtaatctcctgaatgttttgccCTTCAAGTCCACCTCTTCAATGGGCAAACGTATCGAAATTTGTTTAAATATaaagggatgctgtcaaaaagtgattgaattcaaattgATGTACCCATAGTCAACTCATCAAGTTTCGATTATTTTTATCAGCTCTGTAGCGCTAGGGCAAACGTTTGGGAAACGCTGGGCTTTTATGGTTAAGACTTTGGTTTCTCCTGTGGGAGACCTCAGATCTCACCCGAGAAACACGCAAAAGTCGTACAAACACACCGACCAACAGCAGGAGTCCCAAATGTGTGTTTTGCCTAATTGTAGTTAGTTAGCTTCCCTTGACAGCTGGGGTGTTACTGCGGTAGCTAATTCTGGAAATGTCTCACTGGCTTCGTTTCCCCATTCACACCACTGGCTATGATCACTGACCACTGTGAGTTAGCTGTGGTTTAGCTGTTACATAACAGAGTCCCTGTGTCACACTATGGCCACAAATCTCCATACATTTTCGGACGTAGTTTAGCTAACCGAAATTGGGAAAAACATACAGCTCTATATGCAATTCCAAATGCATGCAGTGGTCGCGTTACACAAACGAGGTTCCCCTAACTTGAATTTGTTCATCATAAACAAATCTCAACCTTGCTACCTATAGCTAGCAACATATCACAACAGTACACATACTGTCACTTGGACATATCCCCCTACCCGAACTGCTATCATGCTAAGCTAACCGACTTGCCACATACTGACCAAGGTAGAGCACCGTGGGGATGAAACCCCAGCGGATGACGAACTGTCCGGCCTGAAACACCGTCTGCAGCCGCTGCTTGGTCTCTTTGCTGAGCTTCGCCATGGTAGCTAGTTGGTTCACTGGTTCTGGTTCTGAAGGACGTGAAAAAGAGGAAGCCGACGCATGGCCGTAAAGCGAGGCAGATTTTTGCGATAGTTGGTTCAATCCGAAATATGACGAGCGCCACTTTGTGGACGCATTGGGAAATGTTAATCTGAGCCTACAGTAGCAAACTCATACTTAAATCAACATTACGCCTAAAATGATCATAAATACACATAAatgcatacatacacataaaATGGCTGCATACTTTCACTCAGATGTTTTGGATTGAGAGCCATCATGTTAGGATGATTGTTTTTGCGTTTACTCTCCTTGTGTTCTCACAAGGACGGTAAATCAAGGAAAATTGAGACAAGTGGGaagaggacaaaggctattttagggttagaattatgttTAGGTTAAGGAAACtcggattttgaatgggaataaatTATTTGGTCCTCACAAGGAGAGTAAAATAAATGTGTATGATGAAGAACAGGGTCAGACATATAGTGAAATATAGAACGATTTTATTCTCAGAGTAGCTCTAGCAGAGCATTATCTTCAGACAGAAAGGCCAAACCAACAACTGAAGTCCAACAACAATATGTACAGATTCATGACATTCCATAAAGCAACAGAATACAGAAACATGATTGTTATTGTTCCACCGTATGAATATAAAACAGATCTAGAACACTGACAGACTGATAGAACACTGGTTCTAGAACAAAGGTTCCAGTAGGGCAGACGTTATTCTGCATTCAGATGTCCAGTAGCACATGACCTACACCCAACACTCTTCTCTCCATCTGCACCACAGTGAACTTCATTGCCACCAAATGGAGTGTGACTGTCGTGCAATCATGAACTTAAAATGTTCCGCCAGTCAGCAGTGCACCTCTCCTCAAAGGGAGCGTGTTCTTTATGTCTGTATCCTCAATTTCCATTACGTTATAAAGCAGGTGATGATAAACCAGAGAACAGACAAACAGTCAAGTTCATGttaacataaaaaatatatatatataagtaaaaaaaaaaaaaaaatcaaccaaTCACTCAAAGATCAACCAAACACAACATTACTGTACTGACACTTGAGTGTAAAGGgattggaggagaggacagtttATAGGCCTAATCCCAAAACAACTCCTATAAACCTATTCCCATCTTGTATAAGCATACCAATATTCCCTAGCCCCTATACCCACTACTCCTAGGGGTGTGTTCGgtttggtggtggtgtgggcgtCAGGCACGTATCGTGCAGGTTTGGGTTGGATTCTTCTTGTGCTTTAACACTGAGGAGATTCAATACGGCTCGAACAAcaactgtctctccctccctctcgtagGAAAATACCACATTTATAACCACTGTCTGCCGTACATAGAACACCACAGTTAAAGGTAGACGCAGCAATATGACATCAGCATCGACAACGGGGTGACTTCCC
This genomic interval from Salmo salar chromosome ssa27, Ssal_v3.1, whole genome shotgun sequence contains the following:
- the tomm7 gene encoding mitochondrial import receptor subunit TOM7 homolog, translated to MAKLSKETKQRLQTVFQAGQFVIRWGFIPTVLYLGFARGGDPGMPEPNILSLLWG